A region from the Nostoc sp. HK-01 genome encodes:
- a CDS encoding auxin efflux carrier encodes MIDSLIHAYTPFLIWVGIGLLGSRLIPDSFLKWLGNGLYWVGVPLQILVLARHTDLSHGLVIPGVAVGVLLLSLVLALLIWQALQWFRNRKQQPDLPNSDLAVDMSLMQASLGSFILAAILGNTGFVGLTLTQVLTSPRNNDWAVLFSVTNNVIGTYGVAVLIASYFGKSKINNNWWTQLRDLVTVPSLWTFFLGLSTQFIELPAVVETGLEQAVWVVIALALLLVGLRLGTITGWKSLKIASIASVLKVFVVPVLVGLGATFLGVTGEERLVLVLMSGTPTGLSVLILAEVYDLDRNLLASSIALTFIGLFLALPLWLVWFS; translated from the coding sequence ATGATTGACAGTCTGATTCATGCCTATACTCCTTTTCTCATTTGGGTTGGGATAGGATTACTAGGCTCTCGGCTAATTCCAGATAGTTTCCTTAAGTGGCTTGGTAATGGGTTGTATTGGGTGGGAGTGCCATTACAAATTTTAGTTTTGGCGCGTCACACTGATTTATCTCATGGTCTCGTCATACCCGGAGTGGCAGTTGGAGTATTATTGCTGAGTCTGGTTTTAGCGTTGTTGATTTGGCAAGCTTTACAATGGTTCAGAAATCGAAAACAACAGCCAGATTTGCCAAACTCGGACTTGGCAGTAGATATGTCTTTGATGCAAGCCAGTTTGGGCAGTTTTATTCTAGCTGCCATTCTAGGTAATACAGGTTTCGTCGGACTCACACTTACTCAAGTACTAACTAGTCCAAGAAACAATGACTGGGCAGTATTATTCAGTGTTACCAACAATGTTATCGGTACTTATGGAGTTGCTGTATTAATTGCCAGCTATTTTGGCAAGAGCAAAATCAACAACAACTGGTGGACTCAGTTACGGGATTTAGTCACAGTTCCCAGCTTGTGGACATTTTTTCTCGGCTTGAGTACTCAATTTATTGAATTACCAGCAGTAGTTGAGACAGGATTAGAACAAGCTGTTTGGGTAGTTATTGCCTTAGCTTTGTTACTTGTTGGTCTGCGACTCGGTACAATCACGGGCTGGAAAAGTTTGAAAATTGCTTCAATTGCCAGTGTTCTAAAAGTATTTGTTGTACCTGTATTAGTAGGATTAGGCGCGACCTTTTTAGGTGTTACTGGTGAAGAACGGCTAGTGCTGGTGTTAATGTCTGGAACACCCACAGGGCTTTCTGTACTAATTTTGGCAGAAGTGTATGACTTGGATCGAAATTTATTAGCCAGTAGTATTGCCTTGACGTTTATCGGATTATTTCTGGCGCTACCTTTGTGGCTTGTCTGGTTCAGCTGA
- a CDS encoding peptidase M23B — protein sequence MSIENRARNSQNWPVSRHPKNLFYGIFASLPLALALPAAALQVQLSPSNPQLGDTLSVMIDVNQQDNQQPKVVVGEKTYPAFAVSPNKYRALIPTTPLEAAGNRTLKVAGDGQVQNLTVKLRSRKFPVQRITLSPGKSADGATEYELKRVAAFKALQTPEKYWNGKFIAPSKARISSIYGVRRYYNGKFAKDYYHRGVDYAGAAGSPVTAPAAGRVALVGTVSQGFRVHGNVVGIDHGQGVTSIFLHLSRINVKEGDFVKAGQLIGAVGSTGAATGPHLHWGLYVNGQSVDPVPWRTQVFE from the coding sequence ATGTCTATCGAGAATCGCGCTAGAAATTCTCAAAATTGGCCAGTAAGTCGCCATCCTAAAAATCTTTTCTATGGGATATTTGCATCTTTACCCCTAGCCTTGGCATTACCAGCAGCTGCTTTGCAAGTGCAGTTATCTCCCAGTAATCCGCAGTTGGGAGATACCCTGTCTGTCATGATTGATGTCAATCAACAAGATAATCAGCAACCAAAAGTAGTAGTAGGCGAGAAAACCTATCCAGCTTTTGCCGTTTCCCCCAATAAATATCGCGCTTTAATTCCTACAACTCCACTGGAAGCAGCTGGAAACAGAACATTGAAAGTCGCGGGAGATGGCCAAGTACAGAACTTAACAGTCAAATTGCGATCGCGCAAATTCCCTGTACAACGCATTACTCTATCACCAGGCAAATCTGCTGATGGAGCCACAGAGTACGAACTCAAGCGTGTAGCAGCTTTCAAAGCCTTGCAAACACCAGAAAAATATTGGAACGGTAAATTTATCGCCCCCAGTAAAGCCCGGATTAGTTCAATCTATGGCGTACGTCGTTACTATAATGGTAAATTTGCAAAGGATTATTATCATCGGGGTGTTGACTACGCCGGAGCCGCAGGTTCACCTGTAACTGCGCCAGCTGCTGGGCGAGTTGCTTTAGTTGGTACAGTATCTCAAGGCTTCCGAGTTCATGGCAATGTAGTTGGCATTGATCACGGTCAAGGAGTGACCAGCATATTTTTGCACTTAAGTCGCATTAACGTTAAGGAAGGCGACTTTGTCAAAGCTGGTCAATTAATTGGCGCAGTCGGTTCAACAGGTGCTGCTACAGGGCCACATTTGCACTGGGGTTTATATGTCAATGGCCAATCTGTTGACCCAGTACCCTGGCGAACACAAGTTTTTGAATAA